In Ptychodera flava strain L36383 chromosome 6, AS_Pfla_20210202, whole genome shotgun sequence, the sequence AAGCAAAGCACTTGGGGCTGGATATGCCCCGGGCAGTTTTCTTTAGGCTTGTAGTTCAGTAGTTGGACTTGCAACTTTCGCTAAAAGCAGCCCTTCTCAAAGTTGTATtcgcagaaaactttatttctgctcGACTTAAACATCGACACCGAGTGCTTGGCCCCTATATTCTGTAGCCATTCTTTACACTGTAAGTGGAAAAGCTTACAGTTGCACACGTCgactgcttcaatgaccaagtttatgacgtcacttccggtattttagtacaccgctgtttgttagccagtgagtgaaagtgaataaaatcgactcgaaagcctttcaatgaccatatcagtttaatattccaaaattaattttcagggtaaatttcccctttaatgCACCCGGCAAAATTTTGTGCACCTGTCCTACATTCAGACCATCCCGTAGCCGTATCAacgttttgaaattttctccACTCAACAGATGTATGagcaattttaatgaattgtttcGTAATAAtcattattgatatttttagtaATTCATTTAAGTCTGACATTAGAATGTTATATTTTAATGGCTGTTCTTGTTgatttgtttgctttgtttttaatgtgtgtgtgtgtcctacacttgattttagttttgtgaatactttttGTTTGGTGCTGTcttgttcagtgttttttaaCCGTTTTCTTTTGAGCCTTTGAGGAACCTGTCAATGGGACTTGGTCCGGTAGAATTttcgaataaataaataaacgaatAAATGACTTGTTCTTTAGATATTGTGCCCGCACACAGAAACCAAAAATAAGCGGACATAGGTAAGACAAATAGCTCATCTTTTACCGGCATGTATAGCACCCTCTCCATTCTTCTTTGTTCTTTTACATTTAGCTTCATGACGAGGATGGCTCTCTCATTGACTTCGATGGTGgcaaaatttgcagcaaatGTAGATTACCTCATTATCATATACACATACTAAACCTAATCAGTTAAAGCCACATAAACGTGTGTAAAAATGTTACGTCAATCTCATTAGCCGTTTTTATATATTAATGACATAGGCAGACAGACGATAgccaaacaaacgaaaatatacTGCTTTGACATAAGCTCATGTGTCTTTCTAAAAGGAGTAACAATGAATCCAATCTCACTGGCCCCTCATGTTCAGCCGCCAATTGCATGCAAAACGCTGCAATTGATGTGCGCCAACACTATTTGGAAAGTTTATGCAGTAAGCCTTGCATTCCAAACCAATAGAGGCAAAGATGATTCCACAGTCAGCTTGGGCAACTTAAACATGTCACATTATTGTTGTAAACTCCGTTGTTTTGCTTACGGGGCGCTCTTTTTTACAGGCTTTACAGGCATCCCCTTTGTAGACGTGGTCACATTATGCCTACTATCCTCGGTCATTGCTTTGAAATAGTTTACGTATATGGTGGTAGCTACGATCCCGCAACAATTGTCTCCTATCCAACAATGTATGTCTGGGACATGCCACGGCCCtataaaacaacaataaaataaattccGAATAAACTGAGTTATGTACCCAAGACATACCACTCGAAACGGTGAAATGTGTGTACAGCAGAAACCGACTGACTTTTTATAGCAATTTTAATAGGGGAGGATTGCATTCATATACTAACACGGGATTCTGAAGGGACAGTAATGTTgacttttgatgatgttttcattatattaattttgtatgtcaattgcaagttcttattctactccaaaAAGACGCACTAGTGTAGACACTAGAAATTTCTTTCACTTCGTATTTGCGATAAATGCAGAGAAATGCTGTGGTTAAATTGAGCctaagtgttgaatttttgaatttagtATTTAAGATTGTTGTCACCAGATGAGATAATAAACTCATTCATACTCTCTAACGGGATAGATGCAGGGAGAATTCGACGATATTGCAACGTTACGGGAGTTGAAGATAGCCGAAACCTGTGGCTTAAAACGAAGGTAAAGTGTGGTCAACAATACTGTGTCCCCTCTGTGATCCCTTGACACTAGCGTAGGCGTGTTTGTTGAGTACACAGACGAAGTATACTATATTGAATGGATTATTGTCCGTTCACCGAGTACACGGTTCAGACAGATCTTATGTGGAAGACTACTATGTCGTGGCGGATTGTCCGTGCGAGTGTTAGTAACTTCTGATGAATGGTTTAAATCTTCCtctgggaaagtttgagcaaaattcaagtctttcactttcgaggtgcatactatctCAAAACTAAAGCAAAGCTGGCTAACAATATTCTGTCCCATATGTGACCCCTGGATACTAGCGTAGGTGTGCATAGTGATAACTCAAATGGGAGACACTTTATTGCATTGATTAATGCCCTTTAACCAAGTAAACAGATTAAACAGATTTAATGTCGGAAGGCTACTATGTCGAGGTTCATGGTGCGTTGAGGTGTTGGTCACTTCTGATGAATCTTTAACAAGAACTTACATGTTACTGTTATGATGAACATCGAAATGTGAAGTTCAACTGAAATAAAGGCAGTCGAATCCTATGgcttaaaacaaaagtaaagtgTGGTCAAGAATATTGCATGCCCGTGTAACCGCTTTATAGGCTACTAACGTAGGCGTGCATGCACATAAACGAAAGACACTTTTTAATGTAATATTGTCCTGTCGCCAAGTTGGCAGCTTAAACAGATCTTATATCAAAAAACTACATTGTAGTGATGGAGTGTGCGTGTGCGTGTTGGTGTTTGTCATTTCTGATGAACTTGAGATGCGTCACCAGATCTTACATGTTACGATCATAATGGCTTGTGTAAATAGCAGGGGAGGCATACAatgcaatgaaataaaattaacaTTATGGAAAGCTCAACATGTCCCATTGAAGAAGTTCAAAAAATAAACGTTTTTTATGTTAGTAATATGGGTCACAGGAGACAATTTGACGCTATAGCAGTATCAATATATCATCCTACTTGTTGGCCGTTGATATGTAAAGCAGATATATAATGTTTGCATAAACCTTCGAACAATCTGATCAGCCATGATAACTGTAACGCCCAGTGAAAGACCGCCTGAATCAATACCTTCTCTAATCAAATAGAAAGTATGTGACCAGTAATATCTAAGCTAGATGAAATTCATTGAATGGTAAGAGAGACTTAGCGATCTACACGATACGCAAGATTTCTGTCAAACTGTGAAATTAGGCAGTGtccaaaatgaaatgaattatTGAAACATTCTGTGCGTGAATATTTAAATTAAGCTATCTCGGATCGGGGTTGACCGATTGAAAATTTACCATAACGAAGTCAGGTGTGCGGTTTACATTCAATGGTTTGTTAACAGGTTCAACAACTGATATTCTCAAGTGACACCCTTTCCGCGAGAAATCAAAtgcaaacataacataataaatttataatttacaaaatggtCTATGGAGAAATTTCCTTCATCTGAATTGCCCTACCCTTCCATGTGACTTCAAGTTGAATGCATGTATGACGAAGATACAATCTTACATTAAGTGTGAATACAACTTTACCGGTATGAAGTtatataattttgttacacAAAGCCCTTTTACCATAATTTTGTTGTAGTACAAAGTCATCTCATTGTGAACACTATATTTGTAAAGGAACAGATATATCAACACAGTGTCGATCTTTCGCTCTGACATCTACGATTTCTGTTTTGTACTGTTTTCAGGGGGGCTAATGTTTGCACCGCATGTGTGTGGCCTCTCTCAAACATGCTGTTGAAGGCACATCAATGCTTACAAATACAGAATAACATGCACTTTGAACGCGCTTGTAAGGTTCTGGCTGGTCTCCAGTTCATGTACACACTAAAATAGGAGACGTTTAAAATATATCCCATAAACCCCCATGTGACTAAATTAAACCAATGACCGTGTCGATTACTTATGGAATACCGGCGCCCACCTCGAAACGTGCAAAATGACATACTTCTGTTCGTCTGACACATATGCATAATCGCGACTGCTCGACTCCGACTATCGGGGAAAACAACCGAATCGTGGAACGTAAACATTGTAAAGTTCTTGCCATGGACGGAAGATACTTTCACATGGTCTTCCAGACGTTTTTACCTGAGGACTCACAATTCATGTAACAATCGGATGGCCAGTCATTTCATGTTTTCGTCGATCCGGCACATCGATGATCGACGTCGACATCgtgaccaaaaataaaaaagaacgcATCATCGGGGAAACTGAACATAAGGAGACAacttgaacaaaaacaaaacaaaaaacaccacCGACAATATACTCTAGTCTAATCTATTCGCATACAACAGGACACGATCCCTCCACAACCGTGAAAAGGAagagaaatataggcgacacacttataaatGCTAGACTTAAATAAAGCTACAATAGCTCGAACTCCGATTCACATGaccacacacaaacacaacaacacATACGTACAATAATCAATCATTCAcctatcaaaaatgaattttagcgactgatgaagacaactgtTCACGCAACGTAGTGTCAGAGGATCACAGTGTCACATTACTAGTCCTTCTGCGGCTCCAGTGCAAGGTACGTAGGTGACTGACACTGGCTATTACACTCtctacataaaacagccaaacacgATATACACAACATCATAAGcaattacaaaaatgtaaacaactcaGATATTAACCTTGTGTTGAGTtgttttccctttattacatcgAGACAATCTGTGAATACGTACATCTATTTTTTACGTCCATGCATATGCGTACTTCATGGGTACGTACCGGGTTGTCATTCAGTCAGGCGACCGGTGATCAACAATGCTTCGCGGTGTTTTCAAAACCTATCAGTGGTACCCACGTGTTCTGCATTATTAGAAAGCTGGTTTTCTCCTCCTTCGAATGACTTAAAACACATCTAAGTAAGTTAGAACTACAATCGTGAAACCCCCGTAAAAAGAGTCGACTGTCAACAATTGCGTATTTCAATGACgaacttcaaaatgatgtaATGGGAAGAATCTCGCACGTACCACTCTCCAAAGCTACCATTTTAAAGTGTAGCCCATTTTAGAGATGTTTTCATCCGAAAGACACCGAATATCTCTCAACTGAGGGTTtaaaaaaccgtcaaaatttgccgATGAGCTCGTTCCCGCAAAATCGTACTTTCACTTTCGCATTCAcccaatttaaatatttattggaAATGCCCTTCTGCGATTGGCCAATACAGAACAGTTCTGTCTCCTGCGAGACAGAGCATGTCCCGGATTAAACCACATCACTCAGATTTAACACAGTGCCGCCATATTGGGGCTCAGCACAACATGACCTTTATCCAACTCCCGGTCAAGGTCACGTATAAGGGTGTGCCTAATTAACACAGTATAAATCACTTTGGTTGATACACTACAAATACAAGGGTCATGACTTCAGCAGCCATCTCCAATTTTAGAATGTACACGAACTGGTCTCCATTTGTGTTTTTGCATAAAAACAACCCTTTGACAGGGTTTAATTGTTAGCCATCGCTATCGTTCTATTAAAACATTGGCTTCAAGTTGTCTTAAAATAGTTAATTCCCTTTTTGTGATTCACAGTACGCAAATTTGTGCATGTGtcacaaaatgataaaatgtgtcATGGGGAAAACATGTAAAGGACATGAGTCATAAAAATTCCCATGTCCACCCACAGACTCAAGATATCAGTAATCCAGGGGTGTTACACGGTATCAGCAGTCGGACTACAGGCTCCTATCGGAAAGAGATCAGGAACACCTGTCCTAGAGTAGTTCTGTGTTCGCTGAGAAAACTATCAGATATCAGGAACGGTAGTGTGCAAGCAAAACATCGTACAACAATGGCACACGCTGGCTATCTGCTCTGCCTTATTGTTTTCGCTCACTTGTTTTGTGCTCAAGGTAAGGTATGTGTACCTGCGAAGAATGTAACATGTCCCGATGTCTGTAAATCTTGTAAACTGTGTTCAACCCACCTAAAAAGTCCAAAAAAGTGGCTTGTGCTCGACTGTCGATCTAGAGGGTTGACCAAAGTGCCTTCAAATATACCACCAGCGACGGCACACTTGATTCTGTCGAACAATCTGATTGGCAGGCTCAATGCATTGCAGTTTGCGCATCTCACGAATCTTGATATACTCGACCTGAGCAATAATATTCTAGACAGCAATCAAATGCATCCAGACGCATTCGAAGGTCTTGGGATTTTGAATTATCTTCTTCTTAGATACAACAGAGCCATCACCACGGTTAAGAGTGAGTGGCTCAGACCTCTGCACAACCTAACGAGAATCGACATTCGACAGGCTAGTGTGGAAACAATTTCGGAAGACGCGTTTAGACACAATGTCCTGATACGATTTATACTTCTCTACGGGAACCAGATAAAAAAGATTGAACCAGCGATGTTCCGGAATTTACCTTCCCTTGAAAAGGTATTTCTTGAAACAAATCAGTTGGAATATTTACCTCCTGACATGTTCAATGGGTCCGCAGAACTTGACGAACTTAATCTAGCCAACAATAAAATCACCACAATCTCTTCGACGACTGGGCTGCAACAATTGGAGAATTTGAAACGACTGTACGTGCACCACAATCCCTTAGACTGTGGTTGTGACCTGGTGTGGTTTCGCAAGTGGATCGACACCGGTGACGTCATCGTGAAGCCTCAGAATACTACATGTGCATCGGGATTAAATCTGATGACTTTCAATCCTGATGATCTGCAGTGTGAGTTTCCCGTCGTCTTTGTGTCCGTTTTGGCCAGTGTTGGTGTAATTCTGCTTTGTGCTTTGATCGCACTCTTGGTCACCAATAGGTGGAGAATAAGGTATGTTGCAAGTTCTTTCGATGAGGCTCATCGAATTCATCATTTACATCAGGTCCAATGTGGCACGGGAACCAAACTTTTGGCTCCAAAAGTGATTTAATTACTTTGCTGgtatatatgtaaataacgATAACCTTTTACACAACTACAATGACACTCTGTAGTTAGTGGGAGTTTCAGCTTTGATATTATCTGAATGTAATGACATGACATAAACTGTCCGCATAGCCCTGAAAGTTTGCATGCAAAAACCTAAAATGGCTTCATGTTGCAACATTATTCTCGCAGTCAAAACTCCCATACAGTTTCGTTAAGCTGCCTTTCATTGGAGAATGTCTGGTGTATTTCCCAATATATCTATTATGTATACAGCCTACTGTCCCATTGTCAATAAACTAATCGGCCATGATAGCCTAATAACATTGTTGAAGTTGGTCAGTAAAATTCTCGTTTCATCTAACTCCAAGTAAAGGATATGTATAGTAAAATTTAATCATCATCGCTGAAAGCAAGTTCGAATTTGTACTCCACGGTGTCGAAAAATGTTATTGAATCTTATTTAATTCTTcttctgttttattcacaaACAGGTACAAGTTGTATCTTCTCAAACTCCTCTGCAAAGGATACCTTCCTATTGATGACAAGGAGGAACCCATAGGCGAATATAAGTACGACATTTTTATCTCTCACTCCAGCAAAGACGAAAATTGGGTTCTCAACGTCCTACAGACCAACCCTAGAAAACCCTCCCTACAACTACAAGCTGTGCCTGGACTTCAGAGATTTTATCGTAGGCAGCTGTATTTCAGAAAACATCATCGACGCCATCAACGAGAGCCGGAAGACTGCCTTTGTTGTCACCAACGAATTCATCGAAAGTGAATGGTGTTACTTTGAGCTGGAGATGGTTCGTCAGAAGATGTTTGAGGAACACCGTGACGTCGCCATATTGATTCTCAAAGAGGACGTGCCTGCAAACAAAATGCCTGGACTACTGCAGTATTTAATGAGGCGAGGCAATCACATCGAATGGAGTGACAACAGGCAAGGTCAGAACCTCTTCTGGAAGAAGATGGAGAACGCTGTCAAGCAGACAGCTATCAATATGGCCTAGATGTCAATAAGCGTTAGTTAAACTTTACAAAAACTGTGAGATTTTGTGTGCTACAATATACCTGCTTGCATAAACTCCTAGTAGTAATGGCATTCCTAGTTTACGTTTGCCACTGGTCATAATACCATGATTATATACATTTTACTGATAGAATACGGCAATATGTGTCAACACTTTAGGACAGGAAGTTTATACGGCTGTAGTTTTCATGAGTGCATGAATAACCCTTGCAGGAttatatttgcatacattagGTATACAGAAACGGAAACTGACCGGAATCGACATATATTTCTTGTCATTTTCCAGCGAACATATTATCCGGAGCATTATTCATAAGGATAGACCTTCATGATGTAGCGTTAAGACAATTCTGACAAACAATTTCCTTTCTTTTCTTCTCTGATGATACATAACGTACTTTAAGGTTTCACTTATTGGATCTGGGAGCTTTTTGTGGCAACAAATAAATGTAACTACATTTATAGATCAAATAACGCTTTTTACAGCATGTAGGACCTACTATTATTATGATTGTCGTCATGTGGGGCTACAAAAGGACAACCTTTGTCTCTTTACCTAAGTGAATTGGTGAACTTTTATTTCAGACAACGAAATAAACACACTTGAGAGAAATCAAGGTATTGCAATTTAGCTATTTGAAGAAGAACATTTATATTAGCTATGATTAAAACAACTATAAACCTTGAAGGTGTCAAGTTTGAATACGCTGAGGAGTGTAATGTTGGCTGTTTATTATGGTATTGAGCTGCAAAAACGACGAAAGCAATTTGTCATCAACCCAAAATGACCCTGTAGGTCAACCGGTTCTGCGATCTTCTGCGATCTTCTGCCGGTTCTGCGATCGACAAGGTCTTAAAATACGCTCGCTCTAAATCGTTCGCTATGAATAGAACCGAGAAGATGTGTAACTTGATCCTCTCTTTAATCATCATGTGACAAATCTCcaaattttaaaacagtaatGATACCATTTTAGCGTTTCATATTGCGTAAATGTAGTGTGAAATGTACACCTGCTGCAGACAATTCTAACATTAACTGTAAgattctgttttatatgtatatgttCGTGTCGTTATATTATCTGAGACGATGTTCTGACAAATGACCCCATTTCTTATGATTCAGAGATGTTTAATAGCAAAACAAATTTGCCGTTATCTTCTTTGGCATGTGTTCTTATCATTCAATGGCCACGTTTCGTTTCAAACATTATGTGCGTTTCTACATGATAAGGGAACTTAATGCTCATATTCGTGTCACTTCATTGTTTGATATTAAAAATTCTGGTATACTTTTCTGTACCTGGCAGGTTTTCTCTTTCTAATGACTATTAGTATGCAATATCATGAAAttcctatttatttattaaaacaGTACACTTTCTGAACGATAGACAGCTGTTGGGAATCACGTGTATGATAATTAGTAAAGGAAAGGGTGGGCGGAGCTACACCCAAGTGTGTAACCACATTtgttggtgccgagaccaggatacGAAGATGTCCGACATAGAGAGAGACAAACGTTGCAGAAGGGGCCACCGCTCGCAGATGACCAAACTTACCAAAAAGGCTGAAGAAATCGTCACCTCCAATACTCCACTACAACCCAACAAGATCGATTCGCTGAAAGCTACCATTGCGAGTATGGCGACGAAAATCAAGGAGATCAAAGCCTTAGATGAACAAATCCTCAACGAGATCGAAAATGACGACGATTACAACAGAGAATTCGAAGAAGCAGACGACTACGTGATTAAAGTCAACGAGGACGTGGTGAGATTCGAGGGATTTCTACAACGCCTAGCAAATCCTTCAACCAACCGACACCAGCAGTCCCATACCAGAGAGCACCCACGCAAGTCAACCCCCAGATTCCAGCCAACAACCAACAAGGAAAGTCAACTTGCCGAAGCTGACGCTGACTCCTTTCAATGGTGACATTCTCGCCTGGCAAAGTTTCAAGGATGGATTTGATGCTGCCGTCCACAACGATACAAGTCTAAGTGGTGTCCAAAAATTCCAATATTTGTGGGCACATCTCCGTGACAAAGCAGAACGAGCCATCCAAGGGTTACCACTGACGAACGACCACTACCTGCAAGCAGTCGACGTACTCACGAAAAGGTATGGTAAACCTCAGACTATAATCAACGCTTACATCAAGGCGTTATGGCAACTCGAGAAGCCAACCGGAACTCTGAACAGTTTAGTAACATTTCACGACAATATGGAAGGTTACATTTGCGGACTGAACGCACTCGGCAAATCAGATGACACTTTCGGAGATCTGCTGATTCTGATAATCCTAGAGAAAGTGCCTGCGAACGTCCGAAAACAGATCTCCAGAGACAAGGGAGATGAAGCTTGGACATTAACAAGTATAAGAGAATCAATTCAACGAGAAATAGAAGCCAACAGAGCAGGTGAGACTACTATTGACTTTGAACTCGATCTTACCGATCAACCACCTGCTACCGCCGCCTTTCTGACAACAACTCGTCAGAAGGCATCGAAACCACAGCACTGTGCGTTTTGTAAGAAGACAGGGCATAAACCTACAGATTGCACGGTTGTCACCGACAAGACAAGACAAACTGTGCTTCAACTGCCTTAGTGGTACTCATCGTGTTTCAGACTGCAAATCGAAATTCAAGTGTCAGGTCTGCAAGCGCAAACACCACACAGCAATATGCACCGGAGAGACACCAAAACACCCAGCCGCAACGAGGGATGACGTTCGTACCTTGGTATCGTCCGATGTCAGCCGAAATTCATCGATGCTACTGAAGACCGCCATCGCAGACATCAAGGCTAGAGGATCAACGATGTCTGAATCGGCAACGCTGCTCTTTGACGACAGATCGCAAAGAAGTTTCATCACTGAACGTACCGCCAGAGCAATCGGTATAGACTTTAATAACTGTGACTCTGAACTCATAAACGTCTCCACACTTGGAGCGAAATCCACTGGTTTACGATCAATGAAGATTGCAGAAATTACGGTAATTATACCTAATGGTTGTAATGTTAATATACGTGCTTTAATTGTACCTCAGATAACTACACCACTTAGAAACCATTTGAAGTCTAGTGCTAGTATTGTCAGATTATCATATTTGCGAGAGTTGGAATTAGCACACCCGGTATCTGATGCGTACGATTTCGAAGTTTCAATTTTGGTAGGAGCAGATTTCTATTATTCATTTGTTGGCGATCACGTTATCCGTGGACAGGGACCCACTGCTGTGTCTTCTAAATTGTGGAAAGCACAAGTTCAGTGGGACGAACTGCTAGAGAGTG encodes:
- the LOC139134330 gene encoding leucine-rich repeat-containing protein 4-like yields the protein MSHKNSHVHPQTQDISNPGVLHGISSRTTGSYRKEIRNTCPRVVLCSLRKLSDIRNGSVQAKHRTTMAHAGYLLCLIVFAHLFCAQGKVCVPAKNVTCPDVCKSCKLCSTHLKSPKKWLVLDCRSRGLTKVPSNIPPATAHLILSNNLIGRLNALQFAHLTNLDILDLSNNILDSNQMHPDAFEGLGILNYLLLRYNRAITTVKSEWLRPLHNLTRIDIRQASVETISEDAFRHNVLIRFILLYGNQIKKIEPAMFRNLPSLEKVFLETNQLEYLPPDMFNGSAELDELNLANNKITTISSTTGLQQLENLKRLYVHHNPLDCGCDLVWFRKWIDTGDVIVKPQNTTCASGLNLMTFNPDDLQCEFPVVFVSVLASVGVILLCALIALLVTNRWRIRYKLYLLKLLCKGYLPIDDKEEPIGEYKYDIFISHSSKDENWVLNVLQTNPRKPSLQLQAVPGLQRFYRRQLYFRKHHRRHQREPEDCLCCHQRIHRK
- the LOC139134445 gene encoding uncharacterized protein, with the translated sequence MTKLTKKAEEIVTSNTPLQPNKIDSLKATIASMATKIKEIKALDEQILNEIENDDDYNREFEEADDYVIKVNEDVQILQPTDTSSPIPESTHASQPPDSSQQPTRKVNLPKLTLTPFNGDILAWQSFKDGFDAAVHNDTSLSGVQKFQYLWAHLRDKAERAIQGLPLTNDHYLQAVDVLTKRYGKPQTIINAYIKALWQLEKPTGTLNSLVTFHDNMEGYICGLNALGKSDDTFGDLLILIILEKVPANVRKQISRDKGDEAWTLTSIRESIQREIEANRADCKSKFKCQVCKRKHHTAICTGETPKHPAATRDDVRTLVSSDVSRNSSMLLKTAIADIKARGSTMSESATLLFDDRSQRSFITERTARAIGIDFNNCDSELINVSTLGAKSTGLRSMKIAEITVIIPNGCNVNIRALIVPQITTPLRNHLKSSASIVRLSYLRELELAHPVSDAYDFEVSILVGADFYYSFVGDHVIRGQGPTAVSSKLWKAQVQWDELLESDLRNEWVKICHDYKQFTIFSCVKEIEFQGREPFRIR